Proteins encoded together in one Quercus lobata isolate SW786 chromosome 3, ValleyOak3.0 Primary Assembly, whole genome shotgun sequence window:
- the LOC115980491 gene encoding endo-1,4-beta-xylanase 5-like: MDQKDQKHALADWKSLRKLPRFDLHGYYEHAYEHEHALMYRCCDAMRVCNNMLLLLFFFTLPFAGFGANALTYDYTANIECLANPHKPQYGGGIIINPELNHGLRGWSTFGNAKIEQRVLEDNKYIVAHSRNQPEDSISQKLYLQKDKLYTFSAWIQVSDGDFPVRAILKTTTGFKHVGTVFAKSKCWSMLKGGFTVNASGPAELYFESKNASVEIWVDSISLQPFTQEQWKSHQDQSIEKARKRKVRIHAVDEQGNPLPNASISIIQKKVSFPFGTAINKNILTNKAYQNWFSSRFTVTVFEDEMKWYTTEPSPGQEDYTAADALLQFAKKNSIPVRGHNVLWDDPSKVQGWVSSLSRNDLAVAVKKRINSVMSRYKGQVIAWDVVNENLHFSFFEHKLGSTASATFYNGAHWIDGTTTLFMNEYNTIEDSRDRSSTPDKYIQKLKQIQRFPRNNNLKQGIGLESHFSIAPDLAYMRSSIDTLASTGLPIWITELDIASALGQQAQARYLEQVLRELHAHPKINGIIMWSAWKPGGCYQMCLTDNSFNNLPTGNVVDKLLREWRSSLKGTADGDGFFEASLSHGDYELKISHPNVTSSSLAQSQRFEVSSADTLEQTTLHLQVSA, encoded by the exons atggatcaaaaagatcaaaagcaTGCCCTAGCGGATTGGAAATCATTAAGGAAACTCCCCC GTTTTGATTTGCATGGATACTATGAACATGCATAtgaacatgaacatgcattgatgtaTAGATGCTGTGATGCaatgag GGTTTGCAATAATATGCTTTTGCTGCTGTTCTTTTTTACTCTCCCCTTTGCAG GGTTTGGAGCTAATGCTTTAACATATGATTACACTGCCAACATTGAG TGTTTGGCAAATCCTCATAAACCTCAATATGGTGGAGGAATTATCATAAACCCTGAGTTGAATCATGGTTTAAGAGGTTGGTCTACATTTGGGAATGCAAAAATTGAACAAAGAGTATTAGAAGACAACAAATACATCGTCGCTCATAGCAGAAATCAGCCAGAAGATAGCATATCCCAAAAGCTTTATTTGCAAAAGGACAAGCTCTACACATTCTCTG CTTGGATACAAGTCAGTGATGGAGATTTTCCAGTTAGAGCTATTTTAAAAACAACTACCGGGTTCAAACATGTTGGTACTGTTTTTGCTAAATCAAAGTGCTGGTCCATGCTCAAGGGTGGATTCACTGTAAATGCATCAGGTCCAGCTGAGCTCTATTTTGAG AGCAAGAATGCATCGGTGGAGATATGGGTAGATAGCATTTCATTGCAACCTTTCACCCAAGAGCAGTGGAAGTCCCATCAAGATCAAAGCATTGAGAAG GCACGTAAGAGAAAGGTGAGGATCCATGCAGTTGATGAACAAGGCAACCCTTTACCTAACGCATCAATCTCAATTATACAGAAGAAAGTAAGTTTCCCATTTGGCACTgccataaataaaaacattctcACCAATAAAGCATATCAAAATTGGTTCAGCTCAAGGTTCACAGTCACAGTATTTGAGGATGAAATGAAATGGTATACCACTGAACCCTCCCCTGGCCAAGAGGACTACACAGCCGCTGATGCGTTGCTTCAGTTtgcaaaaaaaaactctattccTGTCCGAGGTCACAATGTTTTGTGGGATGATCCCTCGAAGGTACAGGGTTGGGTTTCTTCACTTTCACGAAATGATCTTGCTGTGGCTGTGAAAAAAAGGATCAATTCAGTTATGTCAAGGTACAAAGGCCAGGTTATTGCATGGGATGTTGTGAACGAAAATTTGCACTTCTCTTTCTTCGAACATAAGCTTGGATCTACTGCCTCGGCAACATTTTACAATGGTGCTCATTGGATTGATGGAACAACTACCTTGTTTATGAATGAATATAATACCATAGAGGACAGCCGTGACAGGTCATCAACGCCGGATAAGTACATACAGAAGCTGAAACAGATTCAACGCTTTCCCAGAAACAACAATCTGAAACAAGGAATTGGGCTTGAGTCTCATTTCAGCATTGCTCCAGACCTTGCTTACATGAGATCTTCTATTGATACTCTTGCTTCCACAGGATTGCCCATATGGATTACAGAACTTGATATTGCAAGTGCCCTTGGTCAACAG GCACAGGCACGGTACTTAGAGCAAGTTCTAAGGGAATTACATGCCCACCCTAAGATCAATGGAATCATAATGTGGTCTGCATGGAAACCAGGGGGATGTTACCAAATGTGCTTGACCGATAATAGCTTCAATAACTTGCCAACTGGGAACGTCGTAGACAAGTTGTTGCGAGAGTGGCGTTCTAGCTTGAAAGGCACAGCAGACGGTGATGGATTCTTCGAGGCTTCATTATCTCATGGAGATTACGAACTGAAAATCAGTCACCCTAATGTTACAAGTTCCTCCTTGGCTCAGAGTCAGAGGTTTGAGGTGTCATCAGCAGATACTTTGGAGCAAACAACATTGCATCTCCAAGTTTCAGCATAA